ATCTACTGACCTGTtaaaatgttgaatatgccTTAGTACTAAaggatgtaaaatattttggaagGCAACAGTACCATAAAAGTTAATATTggttacatatatttaaaactaattttcaaATAGATGAAGTGAAGTAAAGAGAGCTATGGGTGAAAtgatcaacacaaaataaaatcttctgcAAGCATACAACTTTTGGAAACTACTGTACTAAATTGGGGTCTAGCCTTCACATGAACCCCTTTAAACTTCCTTCACTGACTAACAGCTGTCGCTTACTTATCCATTCTTTTAACTTAGCccacattttctatttaaatattttttattggtctgataaAATATTCTAACCTTTAATATTGTGCTTTCAAtagctgaaaatggaaaatcataataaacaaaaatgaaagcttGAAAACACTGGTTTGTATGtatttaatgtataaaaatatttttcatttagtgaatTGAGTTAATGAGATAAATAGACTTTTCaatcatgcaaaaataaataaataaatctcatctCTCAGCTGAGCGCTGAATTGGTTTGCTGTTTTTCATGTGAAGTTACTGCAGAGTTGTCACCACCTTTCATTGACCAGACACCTTGTTTATAAAGGGAGGAAGTCTCACAACTTCGATCAACATTTTTCCCCAAAGCACATCTAAGAGAAGTTCCTGGATTTTaccaggtttttgtttttacctagTTTTCAGGAGGCTTAGCAGTAAAGTTGGTGTCTATCAACCCAAATCAGGAGGAGCTCCAATAAAGCTGCAGTGTCACAGAACCATCTGAGGTTATTGATTCCATGTTCTGGTGTTCACTCACAATTAAGATGGCTGTTTTTCTAGGACCTCAACTTTAATCCTGAAACAAATAACACATGTAATTTACAcctaacatgttttattttcaaagagaACTGATGATTCTATAAAGCCAGTcctcattttttattcaaagtcttacaaaattttaatttttcaattttgtgCCATATATCTGTAGAAATCtgacagtggaaaaaaaacctccatTAATTTGACCTTATTGTTGCCCTGAGAAATTTTACActcataatatatttttaccaCCTGAATATAGTCTTTACCCACAAGTAGATTTATTGTTCATACATGTTAAACAAAGTTATAAAGAGatatagaaataataaattcaCTTTACAATTTGCAGTTGAAAGGATCTATATATGGTTTATTTTTGggttaatacatttattttataaattaaattgataacagactaaaaaaacagagtaaaaacaaaaatctagaattaaattttcattaaagCAAATccttttgacaaaataaaaggcACTAACTTCAACTTGACTGAAGTATGTAGAGCTCTTTCAGTCTCCCAGCTACATCTGTAAAAAGTCTTTCTTCTgcaatcttcttcttcttctattaaAATTTAACCAGCCTTTGTTGCTATATTAGTTCATTTGGtaaaaaacttcatttttaagCTGTCTTTGATGTCCTTTGTTTTGAAGCAGTAAATTATTGGGTTGACAACAGCAGGTAAAAGACTATACAGCATTACAACAACAATTCGAACAGAAGCACTGAACGTGTAGCCTACAAAGTTagccaaataaacaaataacctCGGCAGATAATAAAGGCAGGTGATAATTAGCTGAGGTGTGCAAGTCGACCATGCCCTAATGCATCCTTTAGAGGATGATGTTTTCAGAACAGAAGCGATGATGATAAAATAGGATAGAACAATAAATCCCAGAGGTAACAACAAACAGAATATGGCAAGACCCAATCCCAGAACTGTTGAACTTCGTACATTCTCACATCCAAGGTTAATTATTGATAAATGGTCACAGTAGCAGTGAACAATTATATTTGAATTACAAAAAGGTAGACTCATAGCATCAAAAACCACACCAAACATCCACAAAATCGGCATTAACCATGAGATTCCACAAAGCGCAGAAACAGTTGTATTTGTGAAAAGTGAATTGTAGCGCAGAGGAGAGCAAATTGCAATGAAGCGATCCAGCGCCATCACCATCAGAATGAAAGAATGAGTTGATCCTAAAAAGTGAACAAAGTACATTTGGGCAAAACAACTATAAAATGATATAATTCTGTCGTTAAACCAGTATAAAGATATTGTCTTTGGTAGCGTTACTGTTCCAAACATTATGTCACTTAGTGCCAAGTGGCAAAAGATGACATATGAGGGTTTGTGAAGAGACCtttcatatttcacaaaaactaaaacaaaaatgtttccagctGCTATAGccaaataaagcagaaaaagtgtAGCTGAAACGGGGCCATAATACTTTGGCATAAGACCTGGAAATCCAGTGATGACAAAGTTTTTTATCGTTGTTACATTAGTGTACAACATAATCCTTGCGATTACAACAGTAGAAACTGTGACTAAATATCAAACACAAATGTCTAAGCAGAAAACTACAAGTTATGGAAAACAGTAGATGAACTCACAAAATGTGGAACTGTTAACATACTTCCTGCTATtgtataaagaaaacaaaaaagcattagacacaaaaaaatcatgtaaTGTTTGCCATTTAAATCCACTATATCTTCAACAGCTCCCTACACTTTTATCTAAGACATgttcagc
Above is a window of Xiphophorus hellerii strain 12219 chromosome 18, Xiphophorus_hellerii-4.1, whole genome shotgun sequence DNA encoding:
- the LOC116737313 gene encoding olfactory receptor 52N5-like, which encodes MLYTNVTTIKNFVITGFPGLMPKYYGPVSATLFLLYLAIAAGNIFVLVFVKYERSLHKPSYVIFCHLALSDIMFGTVTLPKTISLYWFNDRIISFYSCFAQMYFVHFLGSTHSFILMVMALDRFIAICSPLRYNSLFTNTTVSALCGISWLMPILWMFGVVFDAMSLPFCNSNIIVHCYCDHLSIINLGCENVRSSTVLGLGLAIFCLLLPLGFIVLSYFIIIASVLKTSSSKGCIRAWSTCTPQLIITCLYYLPRLFVYLANFVGYTFSASVRIVVVMLYSLLPAVVNPIIYCFKTKDIKDSLKMKFFTK